The Strix aluco isolate bStrAlu1 chromosome 19, bStrAlu1.hap1, whole genome shotgun sequence genome contains a region encoding:
- the DYNLL2 gene encoding dynein light chain 2, cytoplasmic, whose product MSDRKAVIKNADMSEDMQQDAVDCATQAMEKYNIEKDIAAYIKKEFDKKYNPTWHCIVGRNFGSYVTHETKHFIYFYLGQVAILLFKSG is encoded by the exons ATGTCTGACAGAAAGGCTGTGATCAAGAATGCGGACATGTCCGAGGACATGCAGCAGGATGCTGTAGACTGTGCTACACAGGCGATGGAGAAGTACAACATAGAAAAGGACATTGCAGCATATATAAAGAAG gaATTTGACAAGAAATACAACCCAACTTGGCACTGCATTGTTGGCAGAAACTTTGGCAGCTATGTAACACATGAGACAAAGCACTTCATCTATTTTTACTTGGGTCAGGTTGCAATTCTTCTCTTCAAGTCTGGATAG